A window from Nycticebus coucang isolate mNycCou1 chromosome X, mNycCou1.pri, whole genome shotgun sequence encodes these proteins:
- the PDHA1 gene encoding pyruvate dehydrogenase E1 component subunit alpha, somatic form, mitochondrial — MRKMLAAVSRVLSGAAQKPASRVLVASRNFANDATFEIKKCDLHRLEEGPPVTTVLTREDGLKYYRMMQTVRRMELKADQLYKQKIIRGFCHLCDGQEACCVGLEAGINPTDHLITAYRAHGFTFTRGLSVREILAELTGRKGGCAKGKGGSMHMYAKNFYGGNGIVGAQVPLGAGIALACKYNGKDEVCLTLYGDGAANQGQIFEAYNMAALWKLPCIFICENNRYGMGTSVERAAASTDYYKRGDFIPGLRVDGMDILCVREATRFAAAYCRSGKGPILMELQTYRYHGHSMSDPGVSYRTREEIQEVRSKSDPIMLLKDRMVNSNLASVEELKEIDVEVRKEIEDAAQFATADPEPPLEELGYHIYSSDPPFEVRGANQWIKFKSVS, encoded by the exons ATGAGGAAGATGCTCGCTGCCGTCTCCCGCGTGTTGTCCGGAGCTGCACAGAAGCCT GCAAGCAGAGTGCTGGTGGCATCCCGTAATTTTGCAAATGATGCTACATTTGAAATTAAG AAATGTGATCTTCACCGGCTGGAAGAGGGTCCTCCTGTCACAACAGTGCTCACCAGAGAGGATGGGCTCAAGTACTACAGGATGATGCAGACTGTGCGCCGAATGGAGTTAAAAGCAGATCAGCtatataaacagaaaattattcGTGGTTTCTGTCACTTGTGTGATGGTCAG GAAGCTTGCTGTGTGGGCCTGGAGGCTGGCATAAATCCCACAGACCATCTCATCACAGCCTATCGGGCTCACGGCTTTACCTTCACTCGGGGCCTTTCTGTCCGAGAAATTCTtgcagagctcacag GACGAAAAGGCGGTTGTGCTAAAGGGAAAGGAGGATCGATGCATATGTATGCCAAGAACTTCTATGGTGGCAATGGCATTGTCGGAGCCCAG GTGCCCCTGGGAGCTGGGATCGCCTTGGCCTGTAAGTATAATGGAAAAGATGAGGTCTGTCTGACTTTATATGGTGATGGTGCTGCTAACCAG GGTCAGATATTCGAAGCTTACAACATGGCAGCATTGTGGAAATTGCCTTGTATTTTCATCTGTGAAAATAACCGCTATGGGATGGGGACATCTGTTGAGAGAGCAGCGGCCAGCACTGATTACTATAAGAGAGGCGATTTCATTCCTGGGCTGAGG GTAGATGGGATGGATATCCTGTGTGTCAGGGAGGCAACAAGGTTTGCAGCTGCTTATTGTAGATCTGGGAAG GGGCCCATCCTGATGGAGCTGCAGACTTACCGTTACCATGGACACAGCATGAGTGATCCTGGAGTCAG TTACCGTACACGTGAAGAAATTCAGGAAGTAAGAAGTAAGAGTGACCCTATTATGCTTCTCAAGGATAGAATGGTGAACAGCAATCTTGCAAGTGTTGAAGAATTAAAG GAAATTGATGTTgaagtgaggaaagaaattgAGGATGCCGCTCAGTTTGCTACAGCTGATCCTGAGCCGCCTTTGGAGGAACTAGGCTACCACATCTACAGCAGCGACCCACCTTTTGAAGTTCGTGGTGCCAATCAGTGGATCAAGTTTAAGTCAGTCAGTTAA